Proteins from one Triticum aestivum cultivar Chinese Spring chromosome 7A, IWGSC CS RefSeq v2.1, whole genome shotgun sequence genomic window:
- the LOC123153092 gene encoding uncharacterized protein produces MASSSTPSDPLNGAAAAASGPSPDDAQGFVSDLRAKDKVDELRARHGVPNEYTALLTDDLRANSPPPGGFICVYEAALEGRMRIPLDTFFCQVLSHFRIAPSQLTPNCWRMMAGFFALCHEAGAEPSSAVFLHFFSIVVHGNEWYLFRAKKNLRFTGFPHYIKDWKRGFFFLFSPTSWPCPVEWGEPPQTALKELALNPVENELAAELLRAHSATPVDLNIYLSYNKLTTVKISSAPLPSAMTIPSVPTTTHSKEMDSSVLDFMYTMVADTEVAQASEQVEKGKCVPAKKRRLNEASSKEVEGLHPTVVLNTSHAAHGCSSPAGMCSAPPLHFSNNNIDWKAAQELLQGLTGSQERLFAAKEPSDVLHLALWPRSRYAALNYVTFSLGYAVDVDKKLESAELDNAALREQLEKTKAELVESKREAEADREKAKAELVVWKRAAEEDREKAKVELATVKRSADEELQKEKAQLAAAQAELESSKAAEQRLRSEVRMLRRAERALEGTPQGGLHSARGAS; encoded by the exons ATGGCTTCCTCCTCAACCCCCAGCGACCCCCTCAATGGCGCCGCCGCTGCAGCCTCCGGCCCGAGTCCCGACGATGCCCAGGGCTTCGTCTCGGACCTGCGCGCGAAGGACAAGGTCGACGAGCTTCGAGCCAGGCACGGCGTCCCCAATGAGTACACCGCACTCCTCACCGATGACCTGCGCGCGAATTCGCCGCCGCCGGGAGGGTTCATCTGCGTGTATGAGGCCGCGCTGGAGGGCAGGATGCGAATCCCGCTGGACACTTTCTTCTGCCAGGTACTTTCCCATTTCCGCATCGCGCCGTCCCAGCTCACGCCGAACTGCTGGCGCATGATGGCCGGGTTCTTCGCACTCTGCCACGAGGCCGGCGCGGAGCCATCGTCGGCCGTCTTCCTGCACTTCTTCTCCATTGTCGTTCATGGAAATGAATGGTACCTTTTTCGAGCGAAGAAGAACCTGCGCTTCACGGGATTTCCGCATTACATCAAGGATTGGAAGCGTGGCTTCTTTTTTCTCTTCTCGCCAACGTCGTGGCCTTGCCCTGTGGAGTGGGGTGAGCCCCCTCAGACCGCTCTTAAGGAACTAGCCCTCAATCCTGTGGAGAATGAATTGGCGGCGGAGTTGTTGCGTGCTCATAGTGCTACTCCTGTTGATCTCAATATTTATCTTTCTTACAATAAACTTACCACTGTTAAGATATCGAGTGCACCTCTACCATCGGCCATGACCATTCCTTCAGTGCCTACAACCACCCATTCTAAAG AGATGGATTCCTCCGTTCTCGACTTCATGTACACCATGGTGGCCGACACGGAAGTTGCTCAAGCCTCTGAGCAGGTAGAGAAGGGAAAATGTGTGCCAGCCAAGAAAAGGCGTCTGAACGAAGCCAGCAGCAAGGAGGTCGAGGGTCTGCATCCTACAGTGGTATTGAACACCTCGCATGCTGCCCATGGCTGCTCGTCGCCTGCCGGAATGTGTTCGGCACCGCCACTGCATTTCTCCAACAACAACATCGACTGGAAAGCTGCACAGGAGCTGCTGCAGGGTCTCACGGGGTCCCAAGAGCGCCTGTTCGCAGCCAAGGAGCCTTCAGATGTCTTGCATCTGGCTTTGTGGCCACGCTCGAGGTACGCT GCCTTGAATTACGTAACGTTCTCTTTGGGATATGCTGTGGATGTGGACAAGAAACTGGAGTCCGCGGAGCTTGACAACGCAGCATTGCGGGAACAGCTAGAGAAGACAAAGGCCGAGCTCGTGGAGTCGAAGCGTGAGGCAGAAGCGGACCGGGAGAAGGCAAAGGCCGAGCTCGTGGTGTGGAAACGGGCAGCAGAAGAAGACCGGGAGAAGGCAAAGGTCGAGCTCGCCACGGTCAAACGGTCGGCCGACGAGGAACTGCAGAAGGAGAAGGCACAGCTCGCCGCGGCGCAGGCAGAGCTGGAGAGCAGCAAGGCGGCGGAGCAGCGCCTGCGGTCCGAGGTGCGCATGCTACGGCGTGCAGAGCGCGCGCTGGAGGGTACACCGCAGGGAGGACTACATAGTGCGCGTGGCGCCTCGTAG